In Dyadobacter sp. NIV53, a single window of DNA contains:
- a CDS encoding DUF4468 domain-containing protein has product MKYLLLPLLLFIVQTGFCQDGFLPLNEQKQVYYSDVANPHKSKAEIYKSAQNWVTHTFGNYENAVTQEDPASGKLTINSYIPVVTSLYNYIRFDLVIDCKDNQYQARIDKLDGISPTRTPIRISSKENDSVLAKEVSIKTETNKKKRTESEQLLQIAKTDNDNINHAIYKLLAGLKEFIKSENGH; this is encoded by the coding sequence TTGAAATATCTGCTATTACCATTGCTGCTTTTTATTGTTCAAACCGGTTTTTGCCAGGATGGCTTTTTGCCCCTCAATGAACAAAAACAAGTGTACTATTCTGATGTGGCTAACCCTCATAAATCCAAAGCAGAAATATATAAAAGTGCACAAAACTGGGTGACTCATACATTTGGCAATTACGAAAACGCAGTTACACAGGAAGATCCTGCATCGGGAAAGTTAACGATCAATAGCTATATCCCGGTGGTTACTTCACTTTACAATTACATCCGGTTCGACCTGGTAATTGATTGTAAGGATAATCAGTATCAGGCACGTATTGATAAACTGGATGGTATCTCTCCCACCCGGACGCCAATAAGGATCAGCTCAAAGGAAAATGATTCGGTATTAGCCAAAGAAGTTTCTATCAAAACGGAAACCAATAAAAAGAAACGTACTGAATCTGAACAGCTCCTGCAAATTGCTAAAACAGATAACGACAATATTAATCATGCAATATATAAGTTGCTGGCCGGTTTAAAGGAATTTATCAAATCGGAAAACGGCCATTAA
- a CDS encoding ADP-ribosylglycohydrolase family protein, whose product MNTVAQNFIKWYQESYWTATGEVFDIGIATREAIIRLENGVKPVLAGGFEASSNGNGSLMRILPLLTYINDIPVSERFQTIKQVSSITHGHIRSVISCFYYLEFARQIVNGKDKFEIYSALQTEVTDFLISISVNPAEIKFFDRLLKQDISIFKEDEISSSGYVLHTLEASIWCLLTTDNYQEAVLKAVNLGEDTDTTGAVTGGLAALLYGYESIPQQWISKLAKQSEIFDLADRMYNKL is encoded by the coding sequence CTGAATACGGTCGCACAGAATTTTATTAAATGGTACCAGGAAAGCTACTGGACAGCAACGGGTGAAGTTTTTGATATCGGAATTGCGACACGGGAAGCGATTATCAGGCTTGAAAACGGCGTTAAGCCAGTTCTGGCGGGTGGTTTTGAAGCGAGCTCAAACGGTAATGGCTCGCTCATGCGGATTTTGCCTTTACTGACCTATATTAACGATATTCCGGTCAGCGAACGTTTTCAAACCATAAAACAGGTTTCTTCCATTACGCATGGACATATTCGTTCTGTGATCTCCTGTTTTTATTATCTTGAATTTGCCAGACAGATCGTAAACGGAAAAGATAAATTTGAAATTTATTCAGCACTGCAAACCGAGGTTACAGATTTCCTCATTTCTATTTCTGTCAATCCGGCAGAAATAAAATTTTTTGACAGATTATTGAAACAGGACATAAGTATATTTAAGGAAGACGAAATTTCCAGCAGCGGTTATGTCCTTCACACACTGGAAGCAAGTATATGGTGTCTCCTGACAACAGATAATTATCAGGAGGCAGTTTTAAAAGCGGTAAATCTGGGAGAAGATACAGATACAACCGGTGCAGTTACAGGCGGGCTTGCCGCGTTACTTTATGGCTATGAAAGTATACCTCAGCAATGGATCAGTAAGCTTGCAAAGCAATCTGAGATTTTTGATCTGGCAGACCGCATGTATAATAAATTGTAA